In Sylvia atricapilla isolate bSylAtr1 chromosome 27, bSylAtr1.pri, whole genome shotgun sequence, one genomic interval encodes:
- the LOC136372124 gene encoding feather keratin Cos2-2-like, protein MSCPEKCQQCQPCDPCCRPCGPCPLASSCNECCVRQCQSSHVVIEPPAVLVTLPGPVLSSFPQNTAVGSSTSAAVGSILSTEGVPISSGGFDISCITNCYGGSRCCRPC, encoded by the coding sequence ATGTCCTGCCCAGAgaagtgccagcagtgccagccctgtgaCCCTTGCTGCCGGCCCTGCGGCCCCTGCCcgctggccagcagctgcaatgagtgctgtgtcaggcagtgccagagctcccaCGTCGTCATTGAGCcgcctgctgtgctggtgaccctgcccggccccgtcctcagctccttcccacagaacactgccgtgggatcctccacctctgctgctgttggcagcatcctcagcactgagggagtgcccatcagctctgggggctttgaCATCTCCTGCATCACCAACTGCTATGGTGGCAGCAGATGTTGTCGTCCCTGCTAA
- the LOC136372123 gene encoding feather keratin Cos2-2-like, whose product MVAADVVVHAKDADANILRTQPPRPQIMVQRQAPAMSCPEKCQQCQPCDPCCRPCGPCPLASSCNECCVRQCQSSHVVIEPPAVLVTLPGPVLSSFPQNTAVGSSTSAAVGSILSTEGVPISSGGFDISCITNCYGGSRCCRPC is encoded by the exons ATGGTGGCAGCAGATGTTGTCGTCCATGCTAAAGATGCTGATGCCAACATCCTGCGGACACAACCTCCAAGACCTCAGATCATG gtgCAGCGCCAGGCTCCAGCCATGTCCTGCCCAGAgaagtgccagcagtgccagccctgtgaCCCTTGCTGCCGGCCCTGCGGCCCCTGCCcgctggccagcagctgcaatgagtgctgtgtcaggcagtgccagagctcccaCGTCGTCATTGAGCcgcctgctgtgctggtgaccctgcccggccccgtcctcagctccttcccacagaacactgccgtgggatcctccacctctgctgctgttggcagcatcctcagcactgagggagtgcccatcagctctgggggctttgaCATCTCCTGCATCACCAACTGCTATGGTGGCAGCAGATGTTGTCGTCCCTGCTAA